In a single window of the candidate division WOR-3 bacterium genome:
- the rpsL gene encoding 30S ribosomal protein S12 has product MPTINQLVRKGRKKVKKKSKSPALAGNPQLRGVCTRVYTVTPKKPNSALRKVCKVRLSSGYEVTVYIPGEGHNLQEHSIVLVRGGRVKDLPGVRYHVVRGVYDCAGVENRRQGRSKYGAKKPKEQTGGK; this is encoded by the coding sequence ATGCCAACAATTAACCAATTAGTCCGCAAAGGGCGGAAAAAAGTTAAAAAGAAATCCAAATCCCCAGCGCTCGCGGGTAATCCCCAGTTGCGGGGCGTCTGTACGCGTGTGTATACGGTTACCCCCAAAAAACCTAATTCCGCATTGCGTAAAGTATGTAAGGTAAGGCTTTCTTCGGGTTATGAGGTGACGGTGTACATCCCTGGCGAAGGGCACAATCTTCAAGAACACTCAATTGTTTTAGTTCGGGGTGGTCGTGTGAAAGATCTGCCGGGGGTTCGTTATCATGTGGTGCGTGGGGTATATGACTGTGCTGGAGTGGAAAACCGTCGTCAAGGGCGTTCTAAATATGGTGCTAAAAAACCCAAAGAGCAGACTGGAGGTAAATAA
- the rpsG gene encoding 30S ribosomal protein S7 has product MARKKVKKKRTIAPDPKYNSVLAARFINNLFWDGKKTIGQKIFYEALELIEKKTKENGYAVFERAINNVKPVLEVRPRRVGGATYQIPMEVPPHRQETLAIKWIIQAARARPEYRMVERLANELIDASKNQGAAIKKKEDTHKMAEANRAFAHYRW; this is encoded by the coding sequence ATGGCGCGCAAAAAGGTTAAAAAGAAACGGACAATTGCTCCTGATCCTAAATATAACTCGGTACTAGCGGCCCGATTTATCAATAACCTATTTTGGGACGGGAAAAAGACCATTGGGCAGAAAATCTTCTATGAAGCATTAGAACTGATCGAAAAAAAGACTAAAGAAAACGGGTATGCAGTTTTTGAACGCGCGATCAATAACGTGAAACCGGTTCTCGAGGTTCGTCCGCGTCGAGTTGGTGGCGCTACTTATCAGATTCCGATGGAAGTGCCCCCCCATCGTCAGGAAACTCTGGCGATCAAGTGGATAATTCAAGCGGCTCGGGCGCGACCGGAGTATCGAATGGTAGAGCGATTAGCCAACGAGCTAATCGACGCCTCGAAAAATCAAGGTGCTGCGATTAAGAAGAAAGAAGATACCCACAAAATGGCCGAAGCCAATCGTGCCTTTGCACACTACCGGTGGTAA
- a CDS encoding lysophospholipid acyltransferase family protein yields the protein MFYAGLEKIAEILFSCQLHPFADIEKLPPPPCIIAANHVSPYDPIILVLQLYPWLKKYNKKIMFLTNRKILTLFGPFYKFFGMFPNTREGLKRAIGYLRDGLPVGIFPNRDRDKHFMRMFHLGPAYLSREANVDIIPIAIKTKEEVWPSWNITKALKNLFYKKYLILGNPINANNYRTLRDATKALTIQIAQLIGKKLRF from the coding sequence ATGTTTTATGCCGGGTTAGAGAAAATAGCCGAGATATTATTTTCATGCCAACTCCATCCCTTTGCGGATATTGAAAAACTACCTCCTCCACCTTGCATCATTGCTGCCAATCATGTTAGTCCCTATGACCCAATAATTTTGGTTTTACAACTGTATCCCTGGTTGAAAAAATATAACAAAAAAATTATGTTTCTGACTAACCGAAAAATACTTACCCTTTTCGGGCCCTTCTACAAATTTTTCGGAATGTTTCCTAATACAAGAGAAGGTTTAAAAAGAGCCATCGGATATCTTAGAGATGGCCTACCAGTAGGTATCTTTCCTAACCGGGATCGGGATAAGCATTTTATGCGAATGTTTCATCTAGGCCCGGCGTATTTAAGTCGCGAAGCCAATGTTGATATTATCCCAATTGCTATTAAAACCAAAGAAGAAGTGTGGCCATCATGGAATATTACAAAAGCCCTCAAGAACTTATTTTATAAAAAATATTTAATCCTTGGTAACCCAATTAATGCCAATAATTACCGAACCCTCCGTGATGCGACGAAAGCGCTAACTATCCAAATTGCCCAGTTAATTGGGAAAAAGCTTCGATTTTAA
- a CDS encoding polyprenol monophosphomannose synthase has protein sequence MKGLVIIPTYNEAENIPKIIPEILRQSAELDVLVIDDNSPDHTAQIVEELMKTEPRIKLIKRPKKLGLGTAYVMGFKYALEQNYDYCFEMDADFSHNPNDIPRFIELLKDYDLIIGSRYCNGISVVNWPMKRLLLSYFACLYARIVTGCPIKDLTSGFKCYKRNVLEAIDLDKIKSDGYGFQIEIDFMIWRQGFKIKEIPIIFVERRVGSSKMSRHIIWEAFWLVIRLRLLRILGKI, from the coding sequence ATGAAAGGATTAGTTATCATTCCGACTTATAACGAAGCCGAAAATATCCCCAAGATCATTCCGGAAATCCTTAGACAATCCGCGGAATTAGATGTTTTAGTAATCGACGATAATTCACCGGATCATACCGCTCAGATTGTCGAGGAATTAATGAAAACTGAGCCGCGGATCAAACTCATAAAGCGTCCGAAAAAATTAGGACTGGGAACAGCTTATGTAATGGGATTTAAATATGCCTTAGAGCAAAATTACGATTATTGCTTTGAAATGGATGCCGATTTTTCTCATAATCCCAATGATATCCCGCGCTTTATCGAACTGCTTAAGGATTACGACCTAATAATCGGTTCGCGTTACTGCAATGGTATCTCGGTAGTCAACTGGCCGATGAAACGACTGCTTTTAAGCTATTTTGCTTGTCTGTATGCCCGAATTGTTACCGGTTGTCCGATAAAAGACTTGACTTCTGGATTTAAGTGTTATAAACGAAATGTGTTGGAGGCAATCGATCTCGATAAGATCAAATCGGATGGTTACGGTTTTCAAATTGAGATTGATTTTATGATCTGGCGCCAGGGCTTTAAAATCAAAGAAATCCCAATCATTTTTGTGGAACGCCGGGTCGGGAGTTCTAAAATGTCAAGACACATCATCTGGGAAGCTTTCTGGCTAGTTATTCGGTTAAGACTATTACGAATCTTGGGTAAAATTTAA
- a CDS encoding UDP-glucuronic acid decarboxylase family protein — MTVLITGGAGFIGSYLCEYFLSENQKVICVDNFITGSENNIKHLLSHPNFTLIRHDISVPLTIDQKLDTILHFASPASPKDYLRYPIETLKTGAFGTYNLLELAKRNQAKFLLASTSEVYGDPEIHPQPESYWGHVNPVGPRAVYDESKRFAEAMTITYHREYQLDVKIARIFNTYGPRMRRDDGRIVPNLICQALRNEPLTIYGDGTQTRSFCYIADMVEGIVKLLNSAITGPVNLGNPEEFNMLELARLILELTGAQSPLRFLPLPVDDPKRRRPDISLAQNILNWSPKVSLKEGLIHTIQYFKSILG, encoded by the coding sequence ATGACTGTTTTAATCACAGGTGGTGCCGGCTTTATTGGTTCGTATCTGTGCGAATATTTTTTGTCTGAAAACCAGAAAGTAATTTGCGTTGACAATTTTATTACCGGCTCAGAAAATAATATAAAACATCTCCTGTCGCATCCCAACTTTACTTTAATTCGACACGACATTTCAGTTCCCTTAACTATTGACCAAAAACTGGATACTATCCTCCATTTTGCATCACCGGCCAGTCCCAAGGATTATCTACGATATCCAATTGAGACCTTAAAAACCGGTGCCTTTGGCACCTATAATTTGCTGGAATTGGCTAAAAGAAACCAGGCGAAATTTCTCTTGGCTTCTACTTCGGAAGTTTATGGTGATCCTGAGATCCATCCGCAGCCAGAATCCTATTGGGGCCATGTGAACCCGGTCGGACCCAGAGCAGTCTATGATGAATCTAAACGCTTTGCTGAAGCCATGACGATCACCTATCACCGCGAATATCAGCTTGATGTCAAAATCGCTCGGATATTTAATACCTATGGACCAAGAATGCGCCGTGACGACGGTCGAATCGTCCCCAATCTTATCTGCCAAGCCTTGCGTAATGAGCCCCTAACAATCTACGGTGATGGCACGCAGACTCGAAGTTTCTGTTATATCGCGGATATGGTCGAAGGTATCGTCAAATTACTTAATTCCGCAATCACCGGTCCGGTGAATCTTGGTAATCCCGAAGAATTCAATATGCTAGAGTTAGCCCGGTTAATTTTAGAGCTCACCGGGGCGCAATCGCCACTTAGGTTTCTTCCCCTGCCAGTTGATGATCCCAAACGCCGCCGACCAGATATCTCGTTAGCTCAAAACATCCTTAATTGGTCGCCTAAAGTCTCCTTAAAAGAAGGCCTCATTCACACCATACAATATTTCAAATCAATCCTGGGTTAA
- a CDS encoding UDP-glucose/GDP-mannose dehydrogenase family protein — MKPVNIGVIGAGYVGLTTAACFAHLGHKVICVDNDEAKIRMLLAGEIPFYEPGLDKLVSENTQEGRLQFSTQTQKAVKESLVLFIAVGTPPKETGEPDLSYVENVAQEIGNALDSYRVIVEKSTVPVKTGDWIKETITRYNKLKAPFDVASNPEFLREGSAINDFLHPDRIVIGVESEKAKEILLQVYEPIDAPKIITDIKSAELIKHASNAFLAMKISFINSISIICELAGASVDKVALGMGLDKRIGPAFLNAGVGYGGFCFPKDLRAFIKIAEELGYNYRLLKEVERINEEQKQRFVKKISGLLWNLRDKQLGILGLAFKPNTDDMRFAPSVDIINALQAQGAKIKAYDPFAMKNAQKVLKDVIYCNDPYEVAKDSEALIIITEWDEFRNLDLGRIKELLRLPIIIDGRNIFDPQKMTELGFIYRSIGR; from the coding sequence ATGAAGCCGGTAAATATTGGAGTAATTGGGGCTGGTTATGTAGGACTTACCACTGCAGCCTGTTTTGCCCATCTGGGGCATAAAGTAATCTGTGTCGATAACGATGAAGCGAAAATCAGAATGCTTCTGGCTGGTGAAATTCCATTTTACGAGCCCGGACTAGATAAATTGGTATCAGAAAATACCCAAGAAGGCCGTCTGCAATTTTCTACCCAAACCCAAAAAGCCGTAAAGGAATCTTTAGTGTTATTTATTGCTGTGGGCACCCCGCCGAAAGAGACCGGCGAGCCTGATCTCTCTTATGTGGAAAATGTTGCCCAAGAGATTGGCAACGCCTTAGATAGTTATCGGGTAATTGTGGAAAAGTCCACCGTCCCAGTAAAAACCGGTGATTGGATTAAAGAAACTATTACCCGGTATAATAAATTAAAAGCACCCTTTGATGTGGCATCAAATCCAGAATTCTTGCGGGAAGGCAGTGCGATCAATGACTTCTTACACCCGGACCGAATCGTAATTGGTGTCGAGTCAGAGAAGGCCAAAGAGATTCTGCTTCAGGTTTACGAACCGATCGATGCCCCGAAAATCATTACTGATATTAAGAGTGCTGAGTTAATAAAGCACGCCTCAAATGCTTTTTTGGCCATGAAAATTTCTTTTATAAATTCGATATCCATTATCTGTGAGTTGGCTGGGGCCTCGGTTGATAAGGTGGCTTTGGGTATGGGGCTGGATAAACGAATTGGGCCGGCATTTCTGAATGCCGGGGTTGGTTATGGTGGTTTCTGCTTTCCTAAGGACTTACGGGCGTTTATCAAGATTGCCGAAGAATTGGGTTATAACTACCGCTTACTAAAAGAAGTCGAGCGCATTAACGAAGAGCAAAAACAGCGGTTTGTCAAAAAAATTAGCGGGCTTTTATGGAATCTCCGGGACAAACAGTTAGGAATTTTAGGATTAGCCTTTAAGCCCAATACCGATGATATGCGGTTTGCACCCTCAGTTGATATTATTAATGCCCTTCAGGCCCAGGGTGCTAAGATCAAGGCCTATGACCCCTTTGCCATGAAGAATGCCCAGAAGGTTCTTAAAGATGTGATATATTGTAATGACCCGTATGAAGTGGCTAAAGACAGTGAAGCCCTAATAATCATCACGGAATGGGATGAATTTCGAAATTTAGACCTCGGACGCATAAAAGAGCTGCTAAGGTTGCCGATCATCATCGATGGCCGAAATATCTTTGATCCCCAGAAAATGACCGAGTTAGGCTTTATCTATCGCAGTATCGGACGCTAA
- a CDS encoding MFS transporter, which translates to MSIQEYFKLFRLKSLIFLILSGTFSQFGDRLTHMLLITLVGLSAPGKVSAFSWAQLTFTLPVVLFSPLIGILVDSWSRRKVMIWAHVSQAFILSLTPFLISLAGSYLPFWIIITLFFTIDIFNNTAKPALMPSLVAPRKLLSVNSLDQFLARFATVAGMVLGGILVQKFGWRLGFIINALMHFSAGMLVLGISAQVEQRSYHRTCARLISYQTIFGRIIFDLKELISVIRSNKIIALVLSSFVVTTVIASVSYTILIFLVQQVLNWGTAGVGLTSGILALGMILGSLPLGLFKPRISKFFLITIGFFLYGLLFAIGPLVISRAFIIIVALGGGFIFSIIAVAQNTIIQEKVNANIRGRLFAIKDFLGNIAFMITALVIGFISDITSYKITLSAIGLCLLLVSLVYFSSAPKQLTKED; encoded by the coding sequence GTGTCAATTCAGGAATATTTTAAACTATTCAGACTAAAAAGCCTTATTTTTCTGATTCTTTCGGGAACGTTCTCTCAATTTGGCGACCGTCTGACCCATATGCTTTTAATCACCCTGGTTGGTTTAAGTGCCCCGGGCAAGGTGAGTGCCTTTTCATGGGCCCAGTTAACCTTTACCTTACCTGTGGTGCTTTTTTCGCCCCTAATTGGAATTTTAGTTGACAGCTGGTCTCGACGCAAAGTAATGATTTGGGCCCATGTCAGCCAGGCATTCATTCTCTCCTTAACACCGTTTCTTATTTCCTTGGCTGGTTCCTATTTACCTTTCTGGATTATTATTACCTTGTTCTTCACGATCGACATTTTTAATAACACCGCGAAACCAGCGTTAATGCCCAGCCTGGTAGCACCGCGTAAACTTCTTTCGGTTAATTCGCTTGATCAATTTTTAGCCCGATTTGCAACTGTGGCTGGAATGGTGCTCGGTGGCATTTTGGTTCAAAAATTTGGTTGGCGACTTGGCTTTATTATTAATGCCTTAATGCATTTTAGTGCTGGCATGTTAGTATTAGGAATCAGCGCCCAAGTTGAACAGAGATCTTATCATCGAACTTGTGCACGACTAATTTCTTACCAAACAATTTTTGGACGGATAATTTTCGATCTCAAAGAGTTAATCAGTGTTATAAGAAGCAATAAAATTATCGCGCTGGTCCTTAGTTCTTTTGTTGTGACTACAGTTATTGCCAGTGTCTCTTATACTATACTAATATTTTTAGTTCAGCAGGTGCTGAATTGGGGAACAGCCGGTGTAGGATTAACGAGTGGGATTTTAGCCTTAGGAATGATTCTAGGCTCTTTGCCTTTAGGTCTATTTAAGCCTAGAATTTCTAAGTTTTTTTTAATTACTATTGGATTTTTCCTATATGGACTTTTATTTGCCATTGGTCCTTTAGTAATTTCTCGGGCCTTTATAATCATTGTAGCCCTAGGCGGTGGTTTTATTTTCTCAATTATTGCGGTGGCCCAAAATACTATTATTCAAGAAAAAGTTAATGCTAATATTCGGGGTCGGTTATTTGCCATAAAAGACTTTCTGGGCAATATCGCTTTTATGATCACCGCTTTAGTGATTGGGTTTATCTCCGATATTACATCATATAAAATTACCCTCTCAGCCATTGGTTTATGTTTACTTCTCGTTTCTTTGGTCTATTTTTCTTCTGCTCCGAAACAATTGACGAAAGAAGATTAG
- a CDS encoding T9SS type A sorting domain-containing protein — MFTSRFFGLFFFCSETIDERRLVFYTNDVHIILLVINLLTGIIPLANVPSWSSIDNDYSTGAGFADINNDGYLDFCTSNGNDMAFNKQGIYFNNLGVLETSASWRSQDSGMFGHLYLGDVNNDNLVDMAVAFLGPQGDCRTRIYYNVGTTLGYLPGWISLDADFSFDCCLGDFDLDGDLDLAVSAGDAYTNIRSPVKIYRNNNGSLEPLPCWTAFDSTPSDAVRFCDLNNDGYLDLIVGYRRKLAVYYNHNGTIENMPSWQISFHSWVLRLATGDFDNDGWQDLAVAGNGQLASDSSWIKIFKNNYGTLTSSAVYTFSRQRRYNSCVLWADFNNDGYLDLATGGWWEPVMVFENASGTFDTVPDWLWNGGYNLVCEALVAGDVRNRYLQVRSDTFITDGARRLFYARKIPIHQLIGVYHNNTLVPSGCYAYDPQAGWISINRNFSLGDTIIIEYKYSRYPDLAVSNWHYSAGNHLFYNTTQPAITNTQYLSEKIKPDVYPNPFSTRIFFNLPLGTEIVIYHISGQKITKINAPAYFWDGKDQRGRIVPAGVYLARFKLKNTIKEIKIIKL, encoded by the coding sequence ATGTTTACTTCTCGTTTCTTTGGTCTATTTTTCTTCTGCTCCGAAACAATTGACGAAAGAAGATTAGTTTTTTATACTAATGATGTGCATATAATATTGCTCGTAATTAATTTATTAACAGGGATAATTCCACTGGCAAATGTTCCCAGTTGGAGTTCGATTGATAATGACTATTCTACGGGTGCCGGGTTTGCTGATATAAATAATGACGGCTATTTAGATTTCTGCACTTCTAACGGGAACGATATGGCATTTAACAAACAGGGGATTTATTTCAATAATCTAGGTGTCCTGGAAACTTCGGCCTCATGGCGCTCGCAAGATTCTGGAATGTTCGGACATCTTTATTTGGGCGATGTTAATAATGACAATTTAGTTGATATGGCCGTGGCTTTTTTAGGACCCCAGGGAGACTGTCGAACCCGGATCTATTACAATGTAGGTACTACTCTCGGATATTTACCGGGGTGGATCTCTCTAGATGCGGATTTTTCATTTGATTGTTGCCTTGGAGATTTTGATTTGGACGGCGACCTGGATTTAGCTGTAAGCGCTGGCGATGCTTATACAAACATTAGATCGCCAGTAAAAATCTATCGAAATAATAACGGGAGCTTAGAACCTTTACCATGTTGGACCGCTTTCGATTCTACGCCGTCAGATGCGGTGCGGTTTTGTGATCTAAACAATGATGGCTATTTGGATTTAATTGTCGGTTATCGGAGAAAATTAGCAGTGTATTATAACCACAATGGAACAATTGAGAATATGCCAAGCTGGCAGATTAGTTTTCATAGCTGGGTTTTAAGATTAGCCACTGGCGATTTTGATAATGACGGGTGGCAAGATCTAGCCGTGGCCGGAAACGGCCAATTAGCTAGCGATAGTAGTTGGATTAAAATCTTTAAAAATAATTATGGTACCTTAACTAGTAGCGCAGTATATACATTTAGTCGTCAGCGAAGATACAATTCCTGTGTACTTTGGGCTGATTTTAATAACGATGGCTATCTAGATCTAGCCACTGGTGGTTGGTGGGAACCAGTTATGGTATTTGAAAACGCCTCAGGGACTTTTGATACTGTGCCCGATTGGTTATGGAATGGCGGATATAATTTAGTTTGTGAGGCATTAGTCGCCGGCGATGTCCGGAACCGTTATCTACAAGTTCGTTCTGACACCTTTATAACTGATGGAGCAAGGCGACTGTTTTATGCTAGAAAAATACCGATTCATCAGTTAATTGGGGTTTATCACAATAATACTCTTGTGCCTTCGGGATGTTATGCCTATGACCCCCAGGCCGGTTGGATTAGCATTAATCGAAACTTTTCTTTGGGTGATACTATAATCATTGAATATAAGTATAGCCGATATCCGGATTTAGCGGTTAGCAATTGGCATTATAGTGCTGGGAATCATCTTTTTTATAACACGACCCAACCAGCAATTACTAATACTCAATATCTATCTGAAAAAATAAAGCCCGATGTCTATCCGAATCCCTTTAGCACGCGCATTTTCTTTAATTTACCCCTTGGTACGGAAATCGTAATCTACCATATCAGTGGACAAAAAATTACCAAAATCAACGCCCCAGCTTACTTTTGGGATGGTAAAGACCAGAGAGGCCGAATCGTGCCGGCAGGGGTATATTTAGCCCGATTTAAGTTAAAAAATACGATCAAGGAAATAAAAATTATTAAGCTGTAA
- a CDS encoding type III pantothenate kinase, protein MLVAIDVGNSNIHLGEFTIAEKPKLRSVRLFSQTPTGRRDFYTQLAQYSSASLFIISDARGQKALTTDDEFLRIQEKFPKFIILRPKDLLGLKISYQPQQSLGTDRIAAAYGAYKEYQKDLVVIDFGTATTINLVTHGGEFLGGLILPGIHSIISGYPQHLVQVTNFRYSPLQPKPIATTTSQAVKFGLYYTVVRPILEIIKSYEERLKNKLFLVATGGGLKLYPPVKKIFHVINPYLTLKGLAYIYQIYYFSR, encoded by the coding sequence ATGCTTGTGGCAATCGATGTCGGAAACAGTAATATTCATTTAGGTGAGTTTACTATCGCAGAAAAACCTAAATTGCGGAGTGTTAGATTGTTTTCTCAGACGCCAACCGGACGAAGAGATTTTTATACTCAGTTGGCCCAATATAGCTCCGCTAGTCTCTTCATTATTAGCGATGCTCGAGGCCAGAAAGCACTTACCACCGATGATGAATTTCTGCGTATCCAGGAAAAGTTCCCGAAGTTCATTATATTACGACCCAAAGACCTCTTAGGACTTAAAATCAGCTATCAACCACAACAAAGCTTAGGAACCGATCGGATTGCTGCCGCCTATGGCGCCTACAAGGAATACCAAAAAGACCTCGTGGTTATTGACTTTGGAACTGCGACAACAATTAATCTTGTCACTCACGGTGGGGAGTTTCTTGGTGGGCTTATTCTGCCTGGAATTCACTCAATAATTTCGGGCTATCCGCAACATCTAGTTCAAGTTACTAATTTTCGGTATTCGCCTTTACAGCCCAAGCCGATTGCTACAACTACTTCCCAAGCTGTGAAATTCGGTTTATACTATACGGTAGTGCGACCGATATTAGAAATTATTAAAAGCTACGAAGAGCGATTAAAAAATAAATTATTTTTAGTCGCAACCGGTGGTGGGCTTAAATTGTATCCACCGGTCAAAAAAATTTTTCATGTTATTAATCCTTACCTAACCCTAAAGGGGTTAGCATATATTTATCAAATTTATTATTTTTCGAGGTGA
- a CDS encoding NYN domain-containing protein: protein MVRIGVFIDIQNVQETFERQGKEVRYNALRRNIILQNKGEESEYKFVAFVPYKRDDERRQRLIDALSFQGYRVVVKPVRERLDGSVKANMDVDMVLEVLSMAEYLEHIILVTGDGDFVALVDWLSKRGKRITVIGLGRGYTSVELIRSADEYYNIDEMEGVITD from the coding sequence ATGGTTAGAATAGGTGTCTTTATTGATATTCAAAATGTGCAAGAAACATTTGAACGACAGGGTAAAGAGGTTCGATATAATGCCCTGCGTCGTAATATTATCTTGCAAAATAAAGGCGAGGAATCCGAATATAAATTTGTCGCATTTGTACCCTATAAGCGCGATGATGAACGTCGACAAAGGTTGATTGATGCTCTCTCATTTCAGGGGTATCGAGTGGTGGTAAAACCAGTTCGGGAACGACTCGATGGTTCAGTAAAGGCTAATATGGATGTGGATATGGTCTTAGAGGTGCTCTCGATGGCTGAATATCTTGAGCATATTATTTTAGTAACCGGGGATGGGGATTTTGTGGCCTTAGTGGACTGGTTATCAAAGCGTGGTAAGAGGATCACCGTAATAGGTTTGGGTCGTGGTTATACTTCAGTGGAGTTAATCCGGTCGGCTGACGAGTACTATAATATTGATGAGATGGAAGGGGTGATTACAGACTAA
- the tsaB gene encoding tRNA (adenosine(37)-N6)-threonylcarbamoyltransferase complex dimerization subunit type 1 TsaB, whose product MIPDNFFLGITTTENETGLALIRKDEILYQHCETFEDNHGTSLHNETIFYLIKSAFDKVGITARDLSGIGVVLGPGKFTSLRVGLACAKGLALPYEIKIKGFNTLEALAFSVREVISIPQPIIVPIVDIKRGEVYYQIYQGTHVMSEPKIIPADKISEIFPERSILVGSGVARYRDLVTKSTQLSYTIFDTHYPSPRAVAKYARKAILLGQYDELTNLTPIYLRPV is encoded by the coding sequence GTGATTCCGGATAACTTCTTTTTAGGCATTACCACTACCGAAAACGAAACCGGCCTTGCTTTAATCAGAAAAGATGAAATTTTATATCAACATTGCGAAACCTTCGAAGATAACCATGGCACAAGTCTTCATAATGAGACAATATTCTATCTTATTAAGTCCGCCTTTGATAAAGTCGGAATAACTGCCCGCGATCTATCAGGCATTGGAGTTGTTCTAGGTCCCGGCAAATTTACCTCGCTGCGGGTTGGGCTGGCTTGTGCTAAAGGGCTAGCTTTGCCTTATGAAATCAAAATCAAGGGTTTTAATACTCTAGAAGCCTTAGCCTTCTCGGTCAGGGAAGTTATTTCTATCCCCCAGCCAATTATCGTTCCAATAGTTGATATTAAACGCGGCGAAGTGTACTATCAAATTTATCAGGGTACCCACGTAATGTCTGAACCGAAAATTATTCCTGCTGATAAGATTTCTGAGATTTTTCCTGAAAGATCAATTTTAGTTGGTAGCGGTGTGGCTCGTTATCGAGATCTAGTAACAAAATCTACCCAACTCTCTTATACAATCTTTGACACGCACTATCCGTCACCTCGAGCAGTAGCTAAATACGCCCGAAAAGCAATTCTCTTAGGTCAATACGACGAGCTAACCAACTTAACTCCGATCTACCTGCGACCTGTTTAA